Genomic window (Bombus pascuorum chromosome 8, iyBomPasc1.1, whole genome shotgun sequence):
GAACAACGGTTATTCGAGACATTAATGCAGTCACTTGAAACAATCAAAGCGTTTTTGAAATTAACCTCGCGATAGCTCCTGTTAAGAAGATTAACCCGTTGCAAAGATATCGTCGTTAACTATAGTTTTTTGTAAGAACTGGCGCTTCGATTACCACCATAAAAAAGTGGAAACGCGTAGTATGCTGCGCGTGTAGGTTCCAAGGACCTTCTGATTTTTTCGTAGGCCAGTTCAACTGATTCTTGATAAGAAGCGTCGTCTCTCTGACTTTTCCGCGCGCATGAACACACTTCAGAGACAAAGCTCGCGTCTTGCACGAATTGAACGTTGAACTCCGACAATGACACGAAGCAGGCAGCATCTTTTCGACCGCTGATCATTGTGAATCATCAGTCGGTCACGAGTCGGCGATATTACACGACAACGATACTTATATCGGTGCAGATTTAGATAAATTGATGGTTTTTTAGGAGGAAACCGAATCAACTCCAAGTCGTGAACTTTTAAACTATAACCAGGCATATCGTATGTTAATAAAACCATCGAGTTAATGCGATCCAACGAAATCAGTAGAACCGTAGAAGAACGAGCATCGCTCAAGAACAGAGGAGGGACATTTATCGtgagatagaaaaaaaaagaagaatttctaCGCAATAATTCATAGTAACAGAGAAAACATGTTTTGTCCATGACACAATGTGTATTAGTGAATCAACAAgatcgtttattttgtttattttcctCGATATAATCGACGCGCTTCCGTCATTATTATCGTCATCCCTTTACGTATGTCTCACGTTGgcaatttttctgaaataagaatgaaatcgCAACATGAACTTTGAGATAGATCGAGCCGTATCCTGATAACGCTGAACCGTAGAATATATCATAATGTACGAAGTTTGGCGAGGAAGTGCCACGAAAAATGAAGGACTCGAATGATCAAGCAGGAGAAGCGATAGAATGCGAGAACAGTTTTAACTTTTATCGAATCTAGCGTCGCACCATCGACCCCGTCGACCCTCAAAACCCGATAAAACGAGCGGCTTCTATTCGAACATCAAATGCGTTCGCGCGTTATCGAGCTGTTTTATCCTGTGGTAAACCGAACTGTCGCGTCGTCATTGAAAATTCCACGGTATCTATAAAGTTACTTGACCCTTTGGCACATcgaattttttgaaaagttttttccatattttagcACGATTATATATGAGTTCGAAGAAACGTGACATTGAATATATCATTCCACACGTTCCATATCTATATGGTTTAAACCGTCCCTATATGGTcataatattagaatttagAGAATTAAGCCAAACAAATGTACGAAAAAAAGTATGGAGGATATGATTCGACGTTGTCGGAAAGTTTTCATACGATAATCGTATCAATTAGTATATGTGAGACTGTCTTCCTCGTAAAGTATTCCGTGAACGAATGATCTGATCTCAGCTGTTCTTTAGCCACACAGGATCGTCAAACGAGACTGGTCCGTGTAAAATTGAAGATCGAAGGAAATTCTCGTGTACCCAAtgcaagaaataaaaatactaaaaagaaaacaccaaTACGCGGGCATAGTTGATTCGTAAAATCCCTGCTGACTGATCTGAATTATACATGTATTGCAGCACAAAGATCTGATTAGAATTCGATGGTGTCTCGTGTATAATGCAAGATCATTATCGTCCCTTATCTTCGGCTCAAGTTCAGATACCATGtttttactattacgataACCCACaatataaacgaagaaaatgaaaagaagaagtaTAACGGGCAATTGTGTTTAATGTAACATTGGAACGATTACACTGAGTCGGAACAATCTTACGATTCATACTTGGGAAGTAGAAAGATCTACTGGAAGATCGAATCAACCTGTAAGAGAGAGAAGGATGGAATTGATACGCGTTTCTCTCTGATGCATCAAACGAGCGTTTGGAAAGGGACCAGAACGACGATAATATAGCTAGAAAAGAGTAGAAGAATGTTATCGTTATCGGTGTTCCGTGGCAGGCAAACATCGACTGCTTTAACACAAAGAATCGCAAGGAAAATGTGCAATaacatattatcatatttcgTATTGTAACACATAGTACGTAGACTACATGGGTGGTGCGATCACGACACAGACCAATCAGTGAACACGGTAAAGTGCCTTACCCCCTTACACGTGACCCTGTCTTCATCACAACTACGTCATATCGCTGACCCCACGAGCAAAATAATACGCGATATTTAACAACGTTTTACCGAAACACCAACATATTTTGTACTTCATGGTATCGAAGTGTGACGTGCCCTCGCTTTTGATTATCTTAATGTTATAAATCACGCGATACATGGACCGTGGAGTACGCCTCCACGTGGAACGATATGTCAAGTCGCCGCTCGGACTGTGTTCTATTCCAACGAAAAGTTCGAAGGTTCCTTTTTTTCGGGAAACTCGTTATCGTTATTGATACAGATAATCGTTTCGTAGCAATAAATCAGTCCTGCATTATAGGAGTCTCTCCATAAGTACCAAAGAAATACGAAAGTAGtaaatataacgtttataGAATAGTCTTAAAACGTTTATAGTTATGCACAAACAGAAGTGTAGTTTACAGTATTCTCGGTAAACGTATCTAcgttaataaaatgtacaacattattattaaattgattCGGTTCGACTTACTTGGTTtccaatatttctttaatttatttaggaAAATGAATTCAAATTGACGACCCTCTGCGTCGCACGTTCCTATACTCCTAGCGCCACCAACCGGGATTGTCTGAAAGAATATATAGCAATGAATTTTACTGTATTGGCAATGGTCGATAAGTATGTGgatattctaaaaatacaaatatacatatatatgaaaattttcaatcgtatatattttttacttcgtTAGTCcatcataaaaaaataagaaataatacagATGTAGATATTTCCctgtttttatcgaattttctataataattattttattttttaatagttataGCATGTTATAATACCACAGACAAGCTGCAGAATAGACATCACATTCAATGCTTTTTCGTATTCCACGTCTTAGGATCAGTTGACCTGACGCCTTACCGTTCTTGTGTCTAAGTTACTCTTACTAGTTACGTCTCactatgttattattattatcatcgatTCAGTATAGTAACGTGAATGATAGGAATACATGTTATCACAGACAAGTTTCTGTAGTATCATGTACTAGAgctttatgtatataatctcTTTCCAtacaaattctaaataaacaaATCAAATATGGACTATAACTTACGATTAGTTCCATTGACTACTTAGTCGTTACAGGTTAATGATATTTCATCAAGAACtgcttttatacttttatttacattttctgtaaaattgatattatactTTCGTTTTATCACTATTTAAGTATTCTTCTAggcatatattattaaatgttggTAAGAAAACACTTATTTTGATACAAAAACACAACGAGCACAGAAGAACGACACTGTTGCGCGGTTAAAATTTACGCGGTAAAACCGCGTAAGAATATGGTGCCAAAACACCAAATGCGCTCTCTATCATTGAACAGTTGAATTAACAAGATGACAAGCATTCAACATTAGAGCCTATTACAAAAATGGCGCTTGCTGAGGTTTGCGGTCTGAATTCGTTTGTTGATTTTAATGTCTCACGCGAAGAAGATAACTATTCGCGACAAGTTGAGACATATAGtagaaattttaccaataatgTACAACTAGCAGTACCACCatatataaatgtaagtaaattattcaaatccGCTGTTGGTTTCCTACATAACCATtctacaatttaaatttgctAAATCATGTCATTTCAccgtttctaaaatttctttcttgatATGAATAGCCAGCAGAAAAATTGGCACAACTTGCTGAAGGAACCGATGAAGCAGGGAAACATTTGAAGATCAAATTTGATCATGGAACTACTACATTGGGTTTTCAATATAGAGGTGGAATTGTTCTTGCTGTTGACTCACGAGCAACAGGAGGCCAATTTATTGGTAAAACAAAATGCATATGTATTGAATGTTATAAtgtcaaaaaagaaatattatatcttctttttccataGGTTCATCCAGCATGAAGAAGATCGTTGAAATCAATGATTATCTCCTTGGAACTTTAGCTGGTGGTGCTGCAGATTGTGTTTATTGGGATAGAGTCTTAGCAAAACAATGTCGTACATATGAATTACGGAATAGAGAACGTATTTCCATTGCTGCTGCTAGCAAACTTCTAtcaaatatgatatataattacaaaggAATGGGATTAAGTATAGGTGGGCTTTTATCTCTTTCAAACTCAATAACATTCACaatagatttgtttaatgaaattgatgaaatatttatcaatgaTGTCAGGTATGATGCTTGCTGGATGGGACAAAAGAGGACCTAGCTTGTACTATGTTGATTCAGAAGGTGCTCGTACACCAGGAAAGGTTTTCAGTGTAGGATCAGGCTCAATTTATGCATTTGGTGCACTAGATTCTGGCTATCGCTGGGACTTGACTGATGAAGAGGCCTATGAACTTGGCAGAAGATCAATTTACCATGCCACTCACAGAGATGCTTACTCTGGTGGTATAGTAAGAGGTATGTAATcataaagatagaaaaatttcatgGTATGTTACAATGTGGATCTTTTTTACAGTGTATCACATGAAGCCAACTGGCTGGGTGCATATTTCTGATGAAGATTGTAAAGACCTTCACTACATGTACCAAGATCAGAAACAGCAAGGACTTAATTAATAGCATTTATAGCTTATTGTATTTTGTGAAatgttttctttaa
Coding sequences:
- the LOC132910132 gene encoding proteasome subunit beta type-5, with amino-acid sequence MALAEVCGLNSFVDFNVSREEDNYSRQVETYSRNFTNNVQLAVPPYINPAEKLAQLAEGTDEAGKHLKIKFDHGTTTLGFQYRGGIVLAVDSRATGGQFIGSSSMKKIVEINDYLLGTLAGGAADCVYWDRVLAKQCRTYELRNRERISIAAASKLLSNMIYNYKGMGLSIGMMLAGWDKRGPSLYYVDSEGARTPGKVFSVGSGSIYAFGALDSGYRWDLTDEEAYELGRRSIYHATHRDAYSGGIVRVYHMKPTGWVHISDEDCKDLHYMYQDQKQQGLN